The nucleotide window CCCAGGGCCAGGTAGCCGGGGTAGGAGAACTCCAGGGGCTCCTGGTCCTTGTACCAGCTGCAGGGGGAGGTTCCTGCATCCCTACCCATGCCAAGGGCCCCAGGATATACCCACAGGGGCACCCCAGGCAGCCCCAAGCCCCTCTGGACATGCCTGCCCAGTGCTGTTCACTCACTATACTTTGCCCTTCTTGCGTAGGATCTTCTGCCCACAGTGGAAGGTCATGTTCCTGCCCTCTTTGACCAATCTCGTTTTCATTCTGGTGGGTGGTGTGGTGGCGGCCACAGTGGGGAATGGGAATTCTGCTCAGAGAATGGTGAAATGCCACGTCAGTGCTTAACCCCATCAAACCAGGCTCACGAGAACTCCCACCCAACCCCATCTGAGCCTCCATCACCATAGCAGAAGTCACAGCTTCTGGGGCAGAGCCTCTTCATGAGCCTCTGATGGGTATCGCAGAATCCCTTTCGTGCCCAGGATGTACACCCAAAGAGCCGGTCCAGGCAGCCTAATAGGAGAGCAAAGCAGCATGGCTCAGAGCTTGCCTAGAGCCCTCCCATCCATCTGACACCCACCTGCCCCAAGGCACCCACCGTAGAGTCGGTGTAATCCCCACAGCTCATCCTGGGACAGTGCCTTCCAGCCCCTCAAGGTGGCGTTGATGTGCATGAGCGCCTGCTCTTGCTGTGAGTGCATCAGTCCTAGCGCATGGCCAATCTCGTGTGCCGCCACATGCACCAGGTCTGTGAGCCATACGCCTGTGGGCCCCATGGTTAGTGCTTGGGAGCCCTCAGCCCTTCCGCTCCCAGTCTTGCTCTTGGAGGCCCAGCGCTGATGGGGAAGCCCAGCTGCAAGTCACCCTTAGCCCACAGCCAAGGAAGATAAGTTTGTTCCCGGCCTAGGCTGTGAGCTTGGCCCTCAGGAATGCAGctccagctccctctccagcggcttggggggaggggatggaggggggggaggagacaGGCCTATGAGAACCAGAATTCCTCTCAAATATTCAGCCCCAGGAAATCCTTCCTACCCCAAAGCCCTCTGTAGCCTACATGGTGGAGAGATTGGGGCCCCAGGAAGAGGCCAGACCAAGGAGTTGGATCACCTTTCTTCCAGCTGTAGCGCGTGGGGCCCAAGACCCAGTACTCGCTGTCATCAAAGTGGATGCCCCCGTGGGGTGGGAAGAAAGCGTGGGCCAGTTCACCTGTGGGGCCATCAAAGCAGTGGTGCAGGGCAGAGACCAAGCAGTCGGTGTGGTTGACCGGGTAGAAACCTAGGAAGACAAGGCTGCGGTCACACCTGTGGGGAccgggggcggggcgggagcGCTTCagtcacccacccacctatctgGAGGTCGCTGGGATGCTCGGGGGCCACTTCACGGAAGCGGAATGGGGAAACTTCACTCCACATGCGAAAGGCGGCAGCCAGGCCCTTCCTGGTCTCCTCCGGGTTTAAAAGGTTCCGGGGAAAGGAGAGAATCCTGGGGGTGGGGTATTGAGAGTTAGTGTAGGAGACGGTGTCTGCGGTGCGGCCTGACCACCCGCCCGCCTTCCCGGGGTGACACCTGTAGGTGAGGTTGAAGTGGTTCCAGCGCAGCCTGGCCGGTGTTAGCGTGTACCGGCGTCTTCGGGGTACCGGTATGGTCAACAAGCTGGGAACCTGGACAGTGGAGACCCCTGAAGGGTCTGGTGCGTCTACATTTCTCTTCACGGGAAAAAAGTGGGTttgaggaggcaggagaaagagtCTGTGGTTCCCAAAATAGTTGCTGAGAGCTAGCTTGTTAGGCAATGGAGTGGGGGAAATTGCGAATGAACCCTCGGGGTTTTTTGCTTTCCCACACTTAATGAGTTGCTTTTACTCGCTTTGAGAgaggagagttcaaggccagcctagtctacggaacgagttccaggacagccaaggctacacagagaaaccctgtctccaaaagaaaaagaaaaaaaaggggggaggggggagttgtTCAGAGCTACACGAGGCAGGcttggtggcgcgtgcctttcatctctggaggtggaggtggtctacagaggccagcctggcctacagagcgagttccacaAGTAAATctacactaagaaaccctgtctcaaataaataaataaatagccagtgagagtgagcagagctggagaCGGACCCTGCCTCCCACCAGCGACCCCTGGACACACTGATTGAGGATGCCTGGAACTAAGGACTCACACGCAGGCCCACACGCCCCCTTACAGATGGGCCCACTGATTGACAGACCCTCAGATGCGAACCAGCTCACCGCTGCACTCCAGACGGTCTCTGCCGGCGCCCGTGGCCACTCCAGCAACACCAGCGCGGAGAGAAAGCACAACCCGCTCAGGACAGCCCCGAACCAGCGGCCCTGTTGTACAGCACCCGATACCTCCAGATGGACGCAGGCTGGGCAGCCCATGGCACACTTGCTATCGGATCAGGGCCTCAAGGGGCAGCGCGACGCAGGGACTTGGGCCGCAGAGTTGGGGCGGAGTGGGAGGGGGGTTGGCGACGAGCGGCTCGAGTTACAGCCCTCGTGGGGCGAGGACCCGGCGCTGGCCTGTGAAGTGAAACAGCTGGCCCGTCCGGAACGATCCTCATCCCTTAGGGGGTTCCAGGAACCAGGTCTTAGGGTCGGTGACAGTGGCCTGAACGCCCGCCCTAATGATGGGGGATGTCTATCAGAACGGGAGAAACGGCTAGGAACAAGTAAGGCGCCAGGGCTAAGATTTGGGGAAGGGGCATCAATTGCTCCCCATGCCCACCTGGTTGGGGCTGAATGACTTTTTGGCTCACAATGAGTCCGCGAGGGAAATCTCGGTTTTGGTCCCCGCAGTGACTGAGTGGAACCAGGACACAGAGAGGGGAGTGCAGAGGCAGGGGACGTGGCAGTGAGAATATGGTGATTGAGCGGGGCAGACGGGAGAGACTGCAGTAGAGAAGGGGCCTCAGGAAAGACAGGGCGTAGGAGGTCTGTGGGGGTCCTTAGGACATCTGGGAAAGGATCTACTTGGAGCAGAAGGTGCTCTTGGATCAGAGCGGGAGGTCTGGGGAGAGTGCCAGGACCCGGAATTTCTGCTCAGGCTTAGAGGGGAGGGggttacagaaacaaaataaggcACTGAGTGTGGTGGCCTGGTAGAGTTCTGGCTTGGGGAGGGGGTGTAGAAGGTTAGGAGCGATGGTCCGAGCCCTGAAGGGTAGGTAGACCTGGCAGCCGGTGGCTGTACTGGGTGTGTGCCCAATGAGCGTGGCATGGTAACTCAAGTGATGCCAGGCCCAGCTAAGATCTCCAGGGCGGAGCAGACTGGGTGGGTGAGACACGGAGAGCAGGGGGTAAGAgcctggctgaggaaggaggggctCCCAGCCAGACGCCTTGTCCCTCCCAGTCTTCCATGCCGGCTTTGGACCCTGGGTGACAGCAACAAATGTACTGGCCAGCAGTCAGCGCCAAGCTGCCCGGAATAGCTGTGCTGGAAGTTCTTGAAAAGCGTTAGCCATCTGCCCTCCTTTCATTACTAAATATTTGTTCCAACAAGTGGACCCTTTCTTGCGTCTTCCCTCTGCCCCTGATCAACTGCCAAGAGCCTGGCAGCCTCCTACCCTCTCACTCCTGAGCCAGGACCCTCTGAAAGGGGAGACTGCTTTGGCCAAAATCCAAATAGTCTAAGTTccgcccggggggggggggggcggaggaaGGGACGGGCACAGGGGCAGAGGCAAGTACGATGGGCCCCCATGGGGGCGAAAACAGGGCCACCCTAAGCCTTTTGGAGCACCGTGTGGGTTCCGGGACCCTCTTGTGTCAAACCACAGCCAGATCACTCTAAGTGGTCTGTACGACAACCAGTGAGTGTTCCTGACCTACAGGCAGCCTGGGGCTTCATGCGCTGTAtgtgttttgggggtggggagagtttGCTGGGAATGGTGAGGATCGCTGGGGCCTGCCCAGCATCGCTAGGCAAGGAGCAGGCAGCAAAGTCCGAGaatctttttataaaatacaCGTGTTTTGTTGAAGGGTCTGGGATCCGCCACGGTGTGCTGAATGCGCTCACACGAAGATCTGAATGCGGTCGCGGATGGGCTGGCGGCAGATGGGGCAGGCGGTGAGAGCAGCGCCACAGGGCGCGCATGCCCCGTGGCCGCACTGGAACACTAGGCGGATGTGGCTGTCGATGCAGATGGGGCAGGTGATGCGCTCCTCCATCTGCCGGTAGCGGCTCTGGAGCTCCTCCACCAGCTGCCGAGGAGGACCGGGTACCTGGATGGTGTTTaccacctctgagccatctgtggGGTGAGGTGAGTGGGCGTCAGCCACAGCAGGTGTGAAGATTGGGTTCCGGCGAGAGGGTGTGCGTGCGCCAAGCCCCTCCCACACACCTGGGCGCAGCTTCTTGCTGATGGCCACCTGGCACCTGATGCACTTCTTCATCCTCCGAGCGCACTCTGCCAGCAGGGGCAGCGGACCGTTAGTGGGGCCGGGCCGGACGAGGCGGCCGGGCCACCCTGGGCCTCCACAACCTGCACTCACCCTCACACACGGTGCGGTGCTGACACGGCGAGAACAGAACCAGCAGCGCCAGCTCCGAGCACACCAAGCACTCGGCAGCTTCTGGCCCTGCCGTGCCAGACACATGCAGGTTCGTCACGGTGTTAGGGGTGCTCAGCACGTGCCGGGGGCCCGGGGGCACACTCCCACCGCCACCTGCCTGTCGCTCCCTGCAGTTGGAGGAGGGGGCTTGAAAGGACCCGGTGGCCTTAGCAGTGCCCCCCCCTCCAAACCCCCATTTTGGGCTCACCGGAAGCGCTGGGCACAGCCCTGCAAAGCCTTGAGCACTCGGCCTTCCGTGGCCAGGTCCAGTGGGCTCCTGCCACGGTGGTTTGCGTAGCTCACGTCAGCACCCTCCAGTGCCAAGAAGCAGGCCACTGCCGCGCCTACGGTCAACTCTGTGCTGCCTGGGAGGCCTGAGGCCTGTAGCTGAGCGGCAGAACGTACAGATAAGGGCGGACACCCACGCGGATTTGAGGAAAGCCTCTGCTGACCCAGAAATCTGAACAATGGGGCACGCACACACCCCTTCTGGGCTAAGGCTTCTGGTTCTAGGAAGAGTGGAGAAGACAGGCCCCAAAGGTACCCTTCGCTAGGTAGGTGTAGAAACTCTGAGACCCTTCATCCTCTCGTCCCAACCAGACCCCAACCCTTTTCCAATTGGCCTAGATTACAGATCCTGAAACTGAAGTCCTCCAAACTGCCCCACTGTCCAGAAATCCTGGTTCCCTATAGCACAGTGGGAAGTGGAAAATCACCCAGGCCCTCCTTCCCAGCCCCTCACCCTTGACAGCAGCTGCAAGGGCCCTGGGTCCCCCCCAGCCCTGTCAGACACCAAGGGCAACAGCTGGTGCCGCTGCAAGGCGATGTGCAGGGCTGTGTCTCCCTCCTCATCCTCAGTGTTGACGCTGCAGCCGGCATCCACCAGCAGCGGAACCAGCCCCACGTGGGCCTGCTGCACAGCCAGATGCAGCGGAGACTGAAGCTTCCGGTTGCGCACGTTCACATCGCAACGGCCCTGGGGAAAGGGGGTGAGGCAGGGCTCAGTTTCCAGACCCCGCCGGGTCTGGTTCCTGGCCTGTGGGTGGCCCAGGGCCCCCTGCACCCACCTCTCGGATTAGGACCTGGGCCACCTCACGGTGGTCATTGAGAGCTGCCAGGTGCAGTGCGGTGAAGCCATCCTCCTTCTTGGCATCCACCAGCTGCCGTGCCCGTGCCAGAATCTTTCTGACTGCCCTGTAGGAACAAGGAGGTCGGTCTGTCCAAGGTCTTCTGCAGACCTGAGTGCCCTCAGTAGGGACAGCCTGGCACACTCACAGCACATGGCCCTTGAGGGACGCATGGTGCAGCAATGTAAAGCCCTGGCTATTGGTAGCAGTGACATCGATACCAGGCACCTCGGTGAGGACTTCAACAATGCTGCTGGCACCGGCACCTGCAGAGATGGCAGAATGCAGGGGCGTGTCCGCGTGGGCATCCTGAAACAGACGGCGCTGGTCACACACAGGGTGCCTTTGTCCAAGGTCAAGTTGCTTCCTTGACCTAGGGCTGGTGAGCGGCAGAGCGTCCAGGGACTCTCACTCACCGGCAAGTTGACATCACAACCACGCTCACACAAGGTCTTTACCACCTCTAGGAAGCCCCTCTGCACAGCCACATGCAGGGCTGTGCTGCGTGTGCCATTTCGAGCGTCAACCCCACATCCTGCACTCAGGAGCACCCTTGTGGCCTCAGGCTGGTTCCTACGGGAAGAAATGGGAAGATTTGGGGTCACCCTGTTACGCGCACACTGGCTCTAAGGTTCATTCCCAAGAGGACCCACCCACCAGCCTGCCCAGGCCTCACCCCAGAGCTGCGTAGTGGAGCGCAGTGTTGCCCTCATCGTCCAGCAGGTCCACACTAGCCCTTGCCTGCAGCAGCAACTGCACCAGCTCTACCTGGCCCAGGTAAGCAGCCACCTGGAGGGCGGTCCTGCCCTGGTTCTTGGTGTCCACCTGTGCAGAGAGCCAACACATGAATTCTAGGCCCTGTCCCCGCTGGCTCTTGGAAGGGCTGGGcggaagcttgcctgctctggGTGCCTCCGCAGTAGATCCAGAGCCCGGGCTACATTTCCCAGTGCAGCCTCTACTACCAGCCTCCCTGGATGCTCTGGGTCACTCTTCTGGGTCCGGAGCTTGTCCAGGGCCACACTCAGTGAGCCTGGGGGCAGGGTTGAGGTAAGTGCCGGCCAGGGGCTGCCCTTCCTCCCACCGGCCACTGAGGCTGATGCCGCACTTCTGTTCTCTCTGGCACGCTCAGCCACGTCCAAGTTGGCGTCTTCCTCGGGCCGGTAGGCCACTAGGCAGGAGGGGCTAAAGGTCCACCGTTGACCGCCGACTGCCACACGCAAGTTTCCGTCTCCAAACACCTTCAGCACTTTCCCCACACGGCCCAGGGCCTGGGGAGAGGTGGGGTCACAACAGGTTGGAAGTGGAGCAGAcagcagctgggggtggggacagacGTGGTGACAGCAGACGGTAAGACTCACGGGAGCCATGTCATCCGTCCATTCGCCATGTCCAGCCTGGAGTCGCTTCACAGTGTCAAGGTCATCGATGACCCGGACCACATCACCCACCCAGAAGCTGTTGTGCTAGATGACAGAGAAGCAGGTAAGGGGAGTCCTCCAGCTACTTCTCTCTACTCAGGATCATGCACGAGGGCTCCTCCTGCTTTGGAGGGCAAGCAGATCTAACCTTGACCCCAATTCCTGCCTCAAGTACAACCAAATGGCCTGGCTGGTCAAGGGCCTCAAGTGACCAAATCAGCCCTGGgtggccagcctgagccacagggCAGTGGGGTAGCAGCAGACCAGACCAAAGCCAGCTCTAGAGATCTGTGAAGGCCTAGACCTGTTTCCAGGGCACCTACCCACTGGTCAGACCCAGGAAAAACCTTGAAGATGGAACTGGGTGAAACCCTAGGGTGTCAGCACAGGGCCAGGAGGTAGAGTAGGGCCTGTTACAGGGAGGGGGGTCCTGCAGGGAATCTATGCCTACGACCTATGCACTTGTGTGCAGAGCGAAAGCCTGAACGTTGCCTGTCCTGAAGAATCCTCCTCTGGCCCATTCTGTCCCTGCTTGGACAGCCCCACCTGTCTGGCACACGTTCCATCCCACAGTCCAGTTTTCCAAACAGCTTTCACAGAATCTGCCCAAGCTGGTCTCCTGTGGCAAACCTCCACCTCTAGCCTACAACAGCACCTTCCTTTTGTTCTCAGGACAGAGCCCCTGGCCCACAGGCTCTAGTCTAAAATGTTGTCTATACTTCATTCTTCTGTGTGCTTCACACTGGATTCCCTTCCTGGCTTCACCTCCACCCACCAGGCTCTCCCCTTCCCGCAGGTTGCAGTCTTTAATGGGAAGGCTGGTGCCCTCGTCCTGACTAAGCATTCCCAAGACTGAACCGGTATATGGAAGGAATTAGAGAAGCAGTAAGTGGGGCTCAGCCCAGCTCCCTAGGCACCTTGGTGAGAGCCCCAGGGTGGAAGGTCCAGCGGGTCTCGTGGTTGAACTGCACACGCACGTCCCCACGGTCTGTGATGCGGTGCACGGTGCCCATCTGTCCGATAAACTGTGGCGGGTCACGGAGGCTATGGCTGGGTCAGGCTGGACTCTCGGGGCAGGAAGAGGGATAGGGGTCCAAAGGACTAGGGGAGGAGGGGACATGGGGACTcagcagaagagatggctcacctCCGCCATCCTAGGGTTCCAGCCACCGTGGCCTTCTTGCATGTCCCTTAGGACGTCTGTGTCCAGCAGACACTTGACCTTGTCCCCACGCTGGAAGGGCTGGCCATCGACACTCACCCTGCGCTGAAGCTCTGCTGGTTTGCCTGGGGGAGGGTGGCAGGCTAGGTCTCAGGAAGCAACCTGCCCCCGCCCGTCAGGACAGGCCAGCGTAATATGGGTACAGCCGGGGCAGGAGGGCAGCTGGTGTCATGGCCCCAGCCCCATACCGAGCTTCGGGAGGTGCTCCTTGTAGTAAAAGCCGCCAGCCGCCTCCCCAACACACTTGAGGTCCACCTTGCCCTTGTGGCCCACGCGGTACACGTTGGTGGTTCCATCTGCCCACGTCACGCTAGCCACACTTCGGCCTGTCTCCACATCCCAGCCACGGATGTCCACCACGCGGCCtgtcttcccttccccacctGGGGAGACAGGATGTACATCAGCAGGCAAAAGTGCCTCAAGGCTAAGCCATCCCCAgtctctcctccctgtctttcTCTGGCCAACACTCACCATCTTGGGAGCCCCATTCCCAGTCAGGGCCTCGGACCACTTTTGCTCCCTGAAAGATGCCCCTCAGTGGAATTCGAGGGAGGCCCTGTCGGGGACTCAGTGAGACCCTGCAAGAGAATGAAGCCTGAGCCGTGCAGAGCGATATGACAGCCAGTTCTTGCACTGGTCACCCCGTCCTTCTATCCTACAGGGTCTGTAGAACAGGAACTCTGGATTCCGGCCAAACTGCTGTCCTTGAATGGCCTTCCCAGGCAGCCTCCACACTTTGGGAAAGGGGACAAGCTATTCAGTGTCTCTGGGTTCAGACGCCTTCACCGGTACCAGGCAGGGACTCTCGGAGCAGTCTATGTGATCATGATGTCCATGTCTGCTGCTTTTAAGGTAGCAGACAGCAGCCGCCCTGACctcctgctggccagaagagggaacctctaCTACACTTCTCTCCACACAGAGGAAAGGTCAAGAGATCAGAGAATAAAGGATGGGAGTGCCTTCCCAAGTCCTCCATCCTTATCTCTCTGCCTCGGGCCAGGGCCACTCCCGGCTGTGCCCATGGGTGGGCACCCAGGGTGAGCTGTCCAGTGACAAGCCTCCTTGCCAGGCCTGGCCCCATCAGGGGATGCTGTATGTTTCAACAGCCACTGCTATTTACGTGGGTAACACAGAGGCCACCTTCAGTGCTCCAGGCTGCAGCTGCACTGGAGTCTGCCTGCCTGGCTTTAAGAGCGAGGTATGGGGAAGCCCCATCCACAGCACCCACTTCACCATGTGCCTGGAGAAAGCCCTCAGTGAGGAATGGAGGCGTGTGATTCTCAGAGCTGGAGAATCACTTGACCCTGGCTATTCTCCCAGGAAACTGCAGGGTGAGCTCGCTAGGTACTTTTTGGAAGTAACTCGGCCAGAGGTCAGGGCCTGGCTCAATGTCAAAAGCACCACTCAGAAGGCCTCAGGGAGGTGGGCTGTGGCCTGGGGGACTCACGGGCGTGAGTGGGATGTCTCGTAGCGCTCGAAGGCGTGGGTGAGGTCATGTTTGTTGTGCATGTAGCACTGCGTACAGAGGTCATAGTCAAAGCAGACACGGCACTTCCAACGCATGCCACGAAGCCCGTGTTTCTTGCAGCAGTCACAGATGATGTTGGGGTGACGGATACCTAGGTGTAGGGTGGGGTACGTGAGGACCTGCTGGGTCTCCAGTCACCCGGGCAGCCCCACCCACAGCTGGGCATCACCACACACCGATCTGGGCGTTGTCATAGAGCAGCAGGTCATGGGCACCTTGGTAGCCAGCTCGATAGTTGGTACGTGTGCCCTGGTCCCACTGGACAACAACTGTACGGTCGGGGGTCGAGGGGCTGCCATGGCGGCCAAGCTCCACCACGGTGCCCACACCGCCCTCACCGCCATCCTGCTGGCCCCACTTCCAGTCTGTTCCGCGTACCACACGCATGCCCACCTGCACACCTGCGTGGGGATCCAGGTCCATGGTGAGTGGGGCTGTTCAGGAACCTGTAACAGAGAGCACGCTCAGTCTGTGTCAACATGTCATACACCAGGCTGATCACAGGACACGTGTTGAGACGGCCACCTGGGGGAGAAGGATGGATCAGGAGTAGAGAAGACAaagccaaaagaacaaagaagaaagggcaAGGGAGGGCAGGCTGGGAAAGCCAGGAAGTTCGTAGGAAATGCGGGAACCCCCACCACGGTGACTCTATGGGAGTCACACTGCCTGAAAGGAAGGAACAGAAGTTGGGAACATTGTAAGTGGACAGGCACAAATGGTCAGAGACTGAACCTGGCACTGTGGCCACAGTTAGTGGATCTGTTCCCAAAAGTCTGCATGATGCTCCATCAGCATAAGTAACTTTAAAGCTAGAGGTGGACCGGTGTACACTTTAacatcagcactcaggaggcagaggcaggcggatctctgtgagttaaaaccagcctggtctacacagtgagttaagGCTACATAGGGAGAGCCCGGTCTACAAAGATAAAATTAactaccaggcatggtggcacacgcctttaattccagaagcagaggcagtgaaTCCTAtgagtttcaaggccagcctagcctacacagcaagttccaggacagtcagggctacacagagaaaccctgtctcaaaaattgtgtaattaattaattaaaaataaaactaataaaccagacggtggtggcacacaactttaatcccagtacttgggaggcagatgcaggcggatctcggtgagttcgaggaccagcctggtttacaaagtgagttccaggacagagaaaccctgtatcaaaaaatcaaaataaatagactggagaaatggctcagaggctgGGAACACTAgttgcagtttcagaggtcctgagttcaattcccagtacccacatggtggctcacaaccatctaaaataagatctggtgcctcttctggcctgaaggcatacatgcaggcagaacactgtacacataataaataagtaaatctttaaagtaaaaaaaagaagcaaagactATTTTTCTGTGCAGCTCAGTGATATGTGGGACTAAATTAGAGAACTGTTGATTCAACAAGATACCATGAAGCAAATGGGGAGATAACCACGTGAGAGAAGATGCTTGCAGTGTTCACAATCCACAGAGAACTACCTCAAGTGTACATGAAAATGCCAGACAAGCTGGGAATGGGCAAGACAAGATTCTCTGCTCAAAGGATAGGGCAGTAAAGACACATAACATCTTAGGGACCTTCTCTGGTCCAGgggtggtggtgcctttaatcccagcactcggggtgcagaggcaggcagatctctgtgagtttgaggccagcctggtctacaagagctagttccaggacaggcttaagccacacagagaagccctgtctagaacacaaaaaaaaaaaacaacaaaaaacaaaacaaaaaaagaaagaaaataataaataataataaataaataataataaataaataggatgaGAAATGACAGCGTCACAGTGCAGGCGTCCTCGTCATTTCTCATCCTATTTAAGCACAGGCCCTGAAGCAGAGGACTTGCTTAAATGGACACCAGCAGGCCTGGTCCAGGATTCACCTGGTTGGGTGCAGCTGAAGACTATGACAGCGTCCTGTCAACTACAGCTGGGGGTTCATGGCCATTCTCAGTCATGGGACAAAGGTCAGATTGTTAAGTGAGCAACAGGAGGAAGACAGCACACACCAGCCCTCTGCCTGGGCCCTCCTCCAGGATTCCTGTCTTTCCCCAGACTGACAGCCTCTGGCCTGTGCAGTTCAAGAAGCATTCTCCACTCCCCACCATGAAGCCACAGATGAGCAGTAAGGAAGATCAGCAGCCCTGCCTGGCCACATACACCAGCTGAAGGCTGGGTATCTGCTGGTAGTGGCCTGCACACCACAGGCTATTCCAGAACCAGGCACAGGAAAAATTCCAACATCACTCAGAACTCATGTTGTGCATG belongs to Microtus pennsylvanicus isolate mMicPen1 chromosome 13, mMicPen1.hap1, whole genome shotgun sequence and includes:
- the Mib2 gene encoding E3 ubiquitin-protein ligase MIB2 isoform X11, which encodes MRWKCRVCFDYDLCTQCYMHNKHDLTHAFERYETSHSRPVSLSPRQGLPRIPLRGIFQGAKVVRGPDWEWGSQDGGEGKTGRVVDIRGWDVETGRSVASVTWADGTTNVYRVGHKGKVDLKCVGEAAGGFYYKEHLPKLGKPAELQRRVSVDGQPFQRGDKVKCLLDTDVLRDMQEGHGGWNPRMAEHNSFWVGDVVRVIDDLDTVKRLQAGHGEWTDDMAPALGRVGKVLKVFGDGNLRVAVGGQRWTFSPSCLVAYRPEEDANLDVAERARENRSSLSVALDKLRTQKSDPEHPGRLVVEAALGNVARALDLLRRHPEQVDTKNQGRTALQVAAYLGQVELVQLLLQARASVDLLDDEGNTALHYAALGNQPEATRVLLSAGCGVDARNGTRSTALHVAVQRGFLEVVKTLCERGCDVNLPDAHADTPLHSAISAGAGASSIVEVLTEVPGIDVTATNSQGFTLLHHASLKGHVLAVRKILARARQLVDAKKEDGFTALHLAALNDHREVAQVLIREGRCDVNVRNRKLQSPLHLAVQQAHVGLVPLLVDAGCSVNTEDEEGDTALHIALQRHQLLPLVSDRAGGDPGPLQLLSRLQASGLPGSTELTVGAAVACFLALEGADVSYANHRGRSPLDLATEGRVLKALQGCAQRFRERQAGGGGSVPPGPRHVLSTPNTVTNLHVSGTAGPEAAECLVCSELALLVLFSPCQHRTVCEECARRMKKCIRCQVAISKKLRPDGSEVVNTIQVPGPPRQLVEELQSRYRQMEERITCPICIDSHIRLVFQCGHGACAPCGAALTACPICRQPIRDRIQIFV
- the Mib2 gene encoding E3 ubiquitin-protein ligase MIB2 isoform X7; the protein is MRWKCRVCFDYDLCTQCYMHNKHDLTHAFERYETSHSRPVSLSPRQGLPRIPLRGIFQGAKVVRGPDWEWGSQDGGEGKTGRVVDIRGWDVETGRSVASVTWADGTTNVYRVGHKGKVDLKCVGEAAGGFYYKEHLPKLGKPAELQRRVSVDGQPFQRGDKVKCLLDTDVLRDMQEGHGGWNPRMAEFIGQMGTVHRITDRGDVRVQFNHETRWTFHPGALTKHNSFWVGDVVRVIDDLDTVKRLQAGHGEWTDDMAPALGRVGKVLKVFGDGNLRVAVGGQRWTFSPSCLVAYRPEEDANLDVAERARENRSAASASVAGGRKGSPWPALTSTLPPGSLSVALDKLRTQKSDPEHPGRLVVEAALGNVARALDLLRRHPEQVDTKNQGRTALQVAAYLGQVELVQLLLQARASVDLLDDEGNTALHYAALGNQPEATRVLLSAGCGVDARNGTRSTALHVAVQRGFLEVVKTLCERGCDVNLPDAHADTPLHSAISAGAGASSIVEVLTEVPGIDVTATNSQGFTLLHHASLKGHVLAVRKILARARQLVDAKKEDGFTALHLAALNDHREVAQVLIREGRCDVNVRNRKLQSPLHLAVQQAHVGLVPLLVDAGCSVNTEDEEGDTALHIALQRHQLLPLVSDRAGGDPGPLQLLSRLQASGLPGSTELTVGAAVACFLALEGADVSYANHRGRSPLDLATEGRVLKALQGCAQRFRERQAGGGGSVPPGPRHVLSTPNTVTNLHVSGTAGPEAAECLVCSELALLVLFSPCQHRTVCEECARRMKKCIRCQVAISKKLRPDGSEVVNTIQVPGPPRQLVEELQSRYRQMEERITCPICIDSHIRLVFQCGHGACAPCGAALTACPICRQPIRDRIQIFV